A genomic region of Caldicellulosiruptor acetigenus contains the following coding sequences:
- a CDS encoding methyl-accepting chemotaxis protein, protein MNLSSKITKISLVILLVVDPLLLLFSYYIFAGLGNYPIVNILVGYIICVLIIGIPVVFIARLSARKVELGSGYNLPVFLSFLIFFANVLAATLVGVIASKIKPLPEDVLALRVSGAIAINMNIIALLLFIYSKVLTQEEFTKYAEKTKISISTKLTVGVLSVTLWVGPVLLKYITIRINLDNATKMNLVLISVFANIILAFVLWLINRKILSVVPAISETFSKLAQGDLTFKSVVHSNDEFGTINNKLIETIESLKNLITGVKSTVISSIKTFENAREVFEKLNMDSFENAKAIEKQQSDIQRVAASVEEINANIEELAAQAQSLSDLASTVLSTFQALSEKSELGQVAVETILETSEILVKKYSQLRDGVQQLAQTTQNIGDVVKFVRQIAEQTNLLALNAAIEAAKAGETGKGFAVVAYEIRKLAEQTKESTAVINRTISAVDLYSKQLEEQIAALYRDVEENKKKYAELSEIFIDIIQRIKDLTSLVDNLSAHSEEEGASVAEIASATKEIADSISEISEFSEKIISSTEYNLSQANDLSKQISLLSSSVEQIRSLIEKFKV, encoded by the coding sequence ATGAACTTGTCATCTAAAATAACTAAAATTTCCTTAGTCATACTTTTGGTTGTTGATCCGCTGCTATTGCTATTTTCATATTATATTTTTGCTGGCTTGGGAAATTATCCAATTGTAAACATTCTTGTGGGATACATTATCTGTGTTTTGATCATAGGTATTCCTGTTGTCTTTATCGCAAGACTGAGTGCAAGAAAAGTGGAACTTGGTTCAGGGTACAACTTGCCTGTATTTTTATCTTTTCTTATCTTTTTCGCAAACGTTCTTGCTGCAACTTTAGTAGGTGTTATTGCATCAAAAATAAAGCCTCTTCCAGAAGATGTACTTGCATTAAGGGTAAGCGGAGCAATAGCTATAAATATGAATATTATTGCTCTTTTGCTTTTTATATATTCTAAAGTTCTAACTCAGGAGGAATTCACAAAATATGCCGAAAAGACTAAGATTTCGATTTCCACAAAATTAACAGTTGGGGTTTTATCTGTTACTCTTTGGGTTGGTCCAGTTTTATTGAAATATATAACAATTCGAATTAACCTTGACAATGCTACAAAGATGAATCTTGTCTTAATAAGTGTTTTTGCGAACATAATACTTGCTTTTGTTTTGTGGCTAATAAATAGAAAGATCTTGTCAGTAGTACCTGCAATTTCTGAGACATTTTCGAAATTAGCGCAGGGGGACCTAACCTTTAAGAGTGTTGTTCATTCAAACGATGAATTTGGTACAATTAACAACAAATTAATTGAGACTATAGAATCTCTCAAAAATCTTATAACGGGTGTAAAAAGTACGGTAATTAGTTCTATTAAAACATTCGAAAATGCACGGGAAGTTTTCGAAAAACTAAATATGGATTCTTTTGAAAACGCTAAAGCAATTGAAAAGCAACAATCCGATATTCAGCGAGTAGCAGCTTCAGTTGAAGAGATTAATGCCAACATTGAAGAATTGGCTGCTCAAGCCCAAAGTCTCAGTGATTTAGCATCTACTGTACTTTCAACTTTTCAGGCACTATCAGAAAAATCAGAATTAGGTCAAGTAGCGGTGGAAACTATACTAGAAACGAGCGAAATACTCGTTAAAAAATACAGCCAGTTGAGAGATGGAGTACAGCAACTGGCACAAACAACCCAAAACATTGGCGATGTTGTGAAATTTGTTAGGCAGATTGCAGAGCAAACAAATCTATTAGCGTTAAATGCAGCAATTGAGGCTGCAAAGGCAGGAGAAACTGGGAAAGGATTTGCTGTTGTTGCATATGAAATTAGGAAATTAGCCGAGCAGACTAAAGAATCGACAGCTGTTATAAATCGAACAATTTCGGCTGTAGATTTATATTCTAAACAACTCGAAGAGCAAATAGCGGCTCTATACCGTGATGTAGAAGAGAACAAGAAGAAATATGCTGAACTTTCAGAAATTTTTATTGACATAATTCAGAGAATCAAGGATTTAACTTCTCTTGTCGATAATCTTTCGGCACATTCTGAAGAAGAAGGTGCTTCTGTAGCAGAAATAGCTTCGGCAACCAAAGAGATAGCTGATAGTATCTCGGAAATTAGCGAATTTTCTGAAAAAATAATTTCTTCCACGGAGTACAATCTGAGTCAGGCTAATGATTTATCTAAGCAGATTTCTCTACTCTCAAGCTCGGTGGAGCAGATAAGAAGTCTGATTGAAAAGTTTAAAGTATAG
- a CDS encoding secondary thiamine-phosphate synthase enzyme YjbQ — protein sequence MKSYRKELWFEIPTRRAFVNITDTLQKCVDESGIKEGLLLCNAMHITASVFINDDEPGLHKDFEIWLEKLAPEKPYSQYHHNVGEDNADAHLKRTIMGREVVIAITNGKLDLGPWEQVFYGEFDGKRKKRVLVKIIGE from the coding sequence ATGAAGTCATATAGAAAAGAACTCTGGTTTGAAATTCCAACAAGAAGGGCTTTTGTGAACATCACAGATACACTTCAAAAGTGTGTGGACGAAAGTGGTATAAAAGAAGGACTTTTACTTTGCAATGCTATGCACATAACAGCAAGTGTATTTATAAACGACGATGAGCCAGGTCTTCATAAAGATTTTGAAATCTGGCTTGAAAAGCTGGCACCTGAAAAACCCTATTCTCAGTATCACCACAACGTTGGTGAAGACAATGCAGATGCCCACCTTAAAAGAACTATCATGGGAAGAGAAGTTGTGATTGCTATCACAAATGGCAAACTTGACTTGGGTCCATGGGAACAGGTGTTTTATGGTGAGTTTGATGGCAAAAGAAAAAAGAGGGTGCTTGTGAAGATTATAGGAGAGTAA